A window of the Citrus sinensis cultivar Valencia sweet orange chromosome 9, DVS_A1.0, whole genome shotgun sequence genome harbors these coding sequences:
- the LOC102628519 gene encoding uncharacterized protein LOC102628519, whose amino-acid sequence MAKRPSWVCTLITQLSLCLALYVALNLGQPQKSIYQRTNGISSNRKGLDFYFISVTGGFRPLEQQTLLLKQMEDVAKAYDARFVINSSELGEDDPLKQNATWLFPSLKVPWYTTKASKEKEVGCFQEQIRLPHGEALDIIGVNTGSLQGKIPTALPSASGDLLLNWLKSALEATNGHWCIVVGFHPLVICEEHEEQLEAKKIYEPLHHIFMKFGVNTYLSKHGCIKYSRQDSITYMENPGLIESGNGREMVDGFLLHKVSSLEILTYFVTSEGEVVYRTATRQRGKEVM is encoded by the exons ATGGCAAAAAGACCATCCTGGGTTTGTACTTTGATCACGCAGTTGTCTCTCTGCCTTGCTCTCTATGTTGCCCTCAACTTAGGCCAGCCTCAAAAGTCTATTTACCAAAGAACTAATGGCATTAGTAGTAATAGGAAAGgtttggatttttattttatcagtGTGACTGGAGGCTTTAGACCCCTTGAACAACAAACCCTTTTGCTCAAACAG ATGGAAGATGTGGCTAAAGCTTATGATGCAAGATTTGTGATAAACTCTAGTGAGCTTGGGGAAGATGACCCTCTGAAGCAAAAT GCTACCTGGTTGTTCCCGTCTCTAAAAGTTCCATG GTACACTACTAAAGCTTCAAAAGAGAAGGAAGTTGGTTGTTTCCAGGAGCAGATCAGATTACCTCATGGTGAAGCATTAGATATTATTGGTGTCAACACTGGTTCTTTACAG GGGAAGATACCAACAGCATTACCAAGTGCCAGTGGAGATCTTCTGTTGAATTGGCTGAAAAGTGCACTAGAAGCAACCAATGGTCACTG GTGCATAGTAGTTGGATTCCACCCATTGGTGATTTGTGAAGAACATGAAGAGCAACTGGaagcaaagaaaatttatgaGCCTCTACATCATAtctttatgaaatttggagtG AATACATATCTAAGCAAACATGGCTGCATTAAATATTCCCGCCAGGATAGTATAACATATATGGAGAACCCAGGCCTGATTGAATCTGGAAATGGAAG AGAAATGGTTGATGGATTCCTTCTCCATAAAGTCAGCTCTCTTGAAATT TTGACCTACTTTGTTACATCGGAAGGGGAGGTTGTGTACAGAACAGCAACCCGTCAGAGAGGGAAGGAAGTCATGTAA
- the LOC102628223 gene encoding ABC transporter I family member 1 has product MTLRKPPLPRLLLKNVSCMRNAQQILRHVNISIHDGGALVLTGTNGSGKSTFLRMLAGFSKPSAGEILWNGHDITQSGIFHQYKLQLNWLSLKDAVKEKFTVLDNVQWFEVLEGKQGNSLPALELMGLGRLAKEKARMLSMGQRKRLQLARLLAIDRPIWLLDEPSVALDYDGVRLLEYIIAEHRKKGGIVIVATHLPIQIEDAMNLRLPPRFPRRMTLVDMLDRADIS; this is encoded by the coding sequence ATGACTCTACGGAAACCACCACTTCCTCGGCTTCTCCTCAAAAATGTTTCGTGCATGAGAAATGCTCAACAAATTTTGAGACATGTAAACATCTCCATTCATGATGGTGGGGCACTTGTGTTGACTGGCACTAATGGCTCAGGCAAATCAACATTCCTGCGAATGTTAGCTGGATTCTCTAAACCTTCTGCTGGTGAGATTCTTTGGAATGGGCATGACATCACACAATCAGGAATATTCCACCAGTACAAGCTTCAGCTTAACTGGCTCTCCCTCAAAGATGCTGTGAAGGAGAAGTTTACAGTTCTTGATAATGTGCAGTGGTTCGAAGTTCTTGAAGGCAAACAAGGGAACTCTTTGCCTGCATTGGAGCTGATGGGGCTTGGAAGATTGGCAAAAGAGAAAGCAAGAATGCTGTCAATGGGCCAGAGAAAACGACTGCAACTTGCAAGGTTGCTAGCAATTGATAGGCCAATTTGGTTGCTTGATGAGCCTTCTGTTGCATTGGATTATGATGGGGTGAGGTTGCTAGAGTATATCATTGCAGAGCACAGAAAAAAGGGTGGGATTGTGATTGTGGCAACACATTTGCCAATTCAGATTGAGGATGCCATGAATTTGAGGCTGCCTCCAAGGTTCCCCAGAAGGATGACTTTGGTAGATATGCTAGATCGTGCAGACATATCATAA
- the LOC102627543 gene encoding FIP1[V]-like protein isoform X2, whose amino-acid sequence MEDDDEFGDLYTDVLRPLSAASQSPHQTSPAAPTSLHRPIDLDLNLKSNDHPASAPNSTPPHTLAPTPPLPSFHAPPRADTDGEFTDNDNDVKVKFDIEEANNGISNDDDVPGIEIPGISQNSVENSEHQNRNEGEAGEEAEDDWESDSEDDLQIVLNEDNHRPMLIDGGGGDDDDDEDGDPLVIVADADASNHQGLMVEEQEWGGDDAPAQMGEGGAEKKEGTGERANGAAASAATAAAAAKIGYSNHFAYHNPYHSQFKYVRPGAAPIPGSATAVAAGGPGQVRPLVNMGPAAGRGRGDWRPAGMKTAPPMQKGFHPGFGMSASGVNMAGRGLEFTLPSHKTIFEVDIDGFEEKPWKYPSVDITDFFNFGLNEESWKDYCKQLEQHRLETTMQSKIRVYESGRDQEYDPDLPPELAAATGILDVPADNTNLGKPDIGQSDLTKGPARVRPPIPTGRAIQVEGGSGERLPSIDTRPPRIRDSDAIIEIVCQDSVDDDSSAGNGDRDNDLPREDRRGENDGAEDEMGPVDTEYFDGFREAYDSRNRELVRHEAPFMNVAHDNIPEGNGLLPFPPEAPIRYRPGSRGPTPKCPGENIGTSHEQRRRPGRTGDRSPRMTPSQSPQIRKFHDNQDEESVESMEGKHSPLSSPVIVRDARELSVEHKDAVHDELVLGDGSSAVEKEETNAVTTSDSRKDGKALYSLKTKKINSQVEQPELQEFDEEEDSRAARSSENSKARSGSSRDNKKWREGDEEVMQDRRSTRMGSMKKHPEENEQSFRRKDREGRQEMERNRMVAIGREGSHPRRDFDPSLTHDMQMKPEGFDRRKERENSDGVWQRRDEEPYSRKNRIEDTRKREREHLDEIGARHRGKARESERIDRDEFLHSRKQLDNGSYRPHYDKDASSRHRERDDSLKSRYEMVDDYISKRRKDDEYVRRDHAEKDEILHGHRDLTSRRKRERDDILDQRRREDQQRIRENFDDHHPVRHKDENWSQRERGERQREREDWHRLKPHEEILSKREREEGRGAVRSGRSSEDRAWVGHARVKDEYKGSDKEYQVKDTVRHSEQLKRRERIEDESRPPHRGREDVYARGNQISNEDRKSRQERSGPRNDRSANTSDNNRVNEKKHKESSRKNRESEVGNHNSLVASKRNQEDQSGHGVKDTHEQGNCGNEKPVHGNSSRKEKEEASSDDEHQDSRRGRSKLERWTSHKERDFNINSKSSSSLKFKEINKNSNGRTLETSKIPEEPATAVEPVDKQSPMADKKDGSNPENTKPVDDRHLDTVEKLKKRSERFKLPMPSEKDTLAIKKMEREPLPSTKSETAAGSEIKQERPARKRRWISN is encoded by the exons ATGGAAGACGATGACGAGTTCGGAGATCTGTACACGGACGTCCTCCGTCCCTTATCCGCCGCCTCGCAGTCCCCCCACCAAACCTCCCCTGCTGCACCCACTTCTCTCCACCGTCCGATCGACCTCGACCTCAACCTCAAATCCAACGATCACCCCGCATCCGCCCCTAATTCCACTCCTCCTCATACCCTTGCCCCTACGCCGCCGCTTCCTTCTTTCCACGCGCCACCCCGCGCTGATACCGACGGTGAATTCACGGACAACGACAACGATGTGAAAGTGAAATTCGATATAGAGGAGGCCAACAACGGAATTTCAAACGACGATGATGTGCCGGGGATTGAAATTCCCGGGATTTCTCAAAACAGTGTTGAAAATTCGGAACACCAAAATCGAAACGAGGGGGAGGCTGGGGAAGAAGCGGAGGATGATTGGGAGAGTGACAGTGAGGACGATTTGCAGATAGTGTTGAACGAGGATAATCATCGGCCGATGTTGATTGATGGAGGAGGCGGTGACGACGATGATGACGAAGATGGGGACCCACTGGTGATAGTTGCAGATGCGGATGCGAGTAATCATCAGGGGTTGATGGTGGAGGAGCAAGAGTGGGGAGGCGATGATGCACCGGCCCAAATGGGTGAGGGAGGCGCGGAGAAGAAGGAGGGGACAGGAGAGAGAGCTAATGGAGCTGCTGCTTCGGCGGCCACAGCTGCTGCTGCGGCAAAGATTGGGTATAGCAATCATTTTGCGTATCATAATCCATATCATTCTCAGTTTAAG TATGTAAGACCTGGTGCTGCTCCGATACCCGGATCAGCTACTGCCGTCGCTGCAGGAGGCCCAGGTCAAGTTCGTCCGCTTGTTAACATGGGTCCTGCTGCTGGACGTGGTAGAGGGGACTGGCGGCCTGCAGGAATGAAAACTGCTCCTCCCATGCAGAAAGGTTTTCATCCTGGTTTTGGAATGTCTGCTTCTGGTGTCAATATGGCAGGGCGTGGACTGGAATTCACGCTTCCTTCTCACAA GACTATATTCGAAGTTGACATTGATGGTTTTGAAGAAAAACCATGGAAATACCCTAGCGTTGACATCACGGACTTCTTCAATTTTGGGTTGAATGAGGAGAGCTGGAAAGATTATTGCAAACAGCTG GAACAGCACCGCCTAGAGACTACCATGCAAAGCAAAATTCGTGTTTATGAAAGTGGGCGAGATCAG GAGTACGATCCCGATTTACCCCCAGAATTAGCAGCAGCGACTGGTATTCTGGATGTTCCTGCTGATAATACAAATCTTGGGAAGCCAGATATTGGACAAAGTGATTTAACAAAAGGACCTGCACGTGTGCGACCGCCAATA CCAACTGGCCGAGCGATACAGGTAGAAGGTGGTTCTGGTGAACGTCTCCCTTCAATTGATACTCGTCCACCTCGCATCCGTGATTCAGATGCAATCATTGAG ATTGTCTGCCAGGACTCTGTAGATGATGATTCGTCTGCTGGTAATGGTGACCGAGACAATGATCTTCCAAGAGAGGATCGCAGAGGAGAAAACGATGGAGCTGAAGATGAGATGGGACCGGTGGACACAGAATATTTTGATGGGTTTCGAGAGGCTTACGATAGTCGAAATAGGGAGCTTGTTAGACATGAGGCTCCATTTATGAATGTTGCTCATGATAACATACCTGAAGGAAATGGGCTTTTGCCCTTTCCTCCCGAAGCTCCAATTAGGTATCGACCTGGTTCCAGGGGCCCAACTCCTAAATGTCCCGGCGAAAATATTGGGACTTCTCATGAGCAGAG GCGGAGACCAGGAAGAACAGGTGACAGATCCCCTCGTATGACTCCAAGTCAAAGCCCACAAATTAGGAAATTCCATGATAATCAGGATGAAGAATCAGTTGAAAGCATGGAGGGTAAACATAGTCCATTGTCATCTCCTGTCATAGTTAGGGATGCAAGGGAATTGAGTGTTGAGCATAAAGATGCTGTGCATGATGAACTTGTTTTGGGTGATGGAAGCTCTGCAGTGGAAAAGGAGGAAACAAATGCAGTAACCACAAGTGATAGTCGTAAAGATGGAAAAGCACTTTATTCAttgaagacaaaaaaaataaattctcaagTAGAACAACCTGAGCTGCAAGAATTTGATGAGGAGGAAGATTCTAGAGCAGCAAGAAGTAGCGAAAACAGTAAAGCAAGATCCGGTAGCAGCAGAGATAATAAGAAGTGGCGTGAGGGTGATGAGGAAGTAATGCAAGATAGACGTTCTACACGCATGGGAAGCATGAAGAAGCACCCTGAGGAAAACGAACAGAGTTTCCGAAGAAAAGATAGGGAGGGGAGGCAAGAGATGGAGAGAAATCGCATGGTGGCGATAGGGAGGGAGGGTTCTCATCCTCGTAGAGATTTTGATCCTAGCTTGACCCATGATATGCAAATGAAACCTGAGGGTTTTGATCGGCGAAAGGAGCGGGAAAATTCTGATGGGGTCTGGCAAAGGAGAGATGAAGAACCTTACAGcagaaaaaatagaattgaAGACACAAGGAAGAGGGAGCGTGAGCATCTTGATGAAATTGGAGCAAGGCACAGAGGTAAGGCCCGGGAAAGTGAGAGGATTGACAGAGATGAATTTCTTCATTCAAGAAAGCAGTTGGATAACGGCAGCTATAGGCCTCATTACGACAAGGATGCTAGCTCACGACACAGGGAAAGAGATGATAGTTTGAAGAGTAGGTATGAAATGGTGGATGATTATATTAGCAAGAGAAGGAAAGATGATGAATATGTCAGACGGGATCATGCTGAAAAAGATGAAATCTTGCATGGCCACCGTGATTTAACCAGTCGTCGGAAGCGGGAGAGGGATGATATTTTGGATCAGCGGCGGAGAGAAGACCAACAGAGAATTAGAGAGAATTTTGACGATCACCATCCTGTTAGACACAAGGATGAGAACTGGTCCCAGAGAGAAAGGGGTGAGAGGCAGAGGGAGAGAGAAGATTGGCACAGGCTGAAACCGCATGAAGAAATTCTTTCGAAAAGGGAGAGAGAAGAAGGACGGGGTGCTGTAAGGAGTGGTCGTAGTTCGGAAGACCGAGCATGGGTTGGCCATGCTAGGGTAAAGGATGAATATAAGGGTTCTGATAAAGAGTATCAGGTTAAAGACACAGTTCGACATAGTGAACAACTGAagaggagagagagaattgAGGATGAAAGTCGTCCACCTCATAGGGGACGTGAGGATGTTTATGCTCGTGGAAATCAAATTAGTAATGAGGACAGAAAATCAAGGCAGGAAAGGTCAGGTCCTCGTAATGATCGTTCTGCAAATACTTCAGATAACAATAGAGTGAACGAGAAGAAACATAAAGAAAGCTCAAGGAAAAATAGAGAATCTGAAGTTGGAAATCACAACAGTCTGGTTGCTTCAAAGAGAAATCAAGAAGACCAAAGTGGTCAT ggcgTCAAAGACACCCATGAGCAAGGAAATTGTGGGAATGAGAAACCGGTCCACGGTAACTCTTCCAGAAAAGAGAAGGAAGAAGCTTCCTCAGATGACGAACACCAAGACTCAAGGAGAGGGCGCTCAAAATTGGAACGTTGGACAAGCCATAAGGAGAGGGATTTCAATATCAACAGTAAGTCGTCATCTTCCCTGaagtttaaagaaattaataagaatagtAATGGCAGAACTTTAGAGACCAGCAAAATTCCAGAGGAACCTGCTACAGCAGTTGAGCCTGTTGATAAGCAAAGCCCCATGGCTGATAAGAAAGATGGTAGTAATCCTGAGAATACAAAACCAGTGGACGATCGGCACCTTGACACAGTTGAGAAGCTGAAGAAGCGAAGTGAGCGATTCAAGCTCCCAATGCCAAGTGAGAAGGATACGTtggcaataaagaaaatggagCGTGAACCTCTACCTTCTACCAAAAGTGAGACTGCAGCAGGCTCAGAAATCAAACAGGAGCGGCCAGCCCGGAAACGAAGGTGGATCAGTAACTAA
- the LOC102627543 gene encoding FIP1[V]-like protein isoform X1 — MEDDDEFGDLYTDVLRPLSAASQSPHQTSPAAPTSLHRPIDLDLNLKSNDHPASAPNSTPPHTLAPTPPLPSFHAPPRADTDGEFTDNDNDVKVKFDIEEANNGISNDDDVPGIEIPGISQNSVENSEHQNRNEGEAGEEAEDDWESDSEDDLQIVLNEDNHRPMLIDGGGGDDDDDEDGDPLVIVADADASNHQGLMVEEQEWGGDDAPAQMGEGGAEKKEGTGERANGAAASAATAAAAAKIGYSNHFAYHNPYHSQFKYVRPGAAPIPGSATAVAAGGPGQVRPLVNMGPAAGRGRGDWRPAGMKTAPPMQKGFHPGFGMSASGVNMAGRGLEFTLPSHKTIFEVDIDGFEEKPWKYPSVDITDFFNFGLNEESWKDYCKQLEQHRLETTMQSKIRVYESGRDQEYDPDLPPELAAATGILDVPADNTNLGKPDIGQSDLTKGPARVRPPIPTGRAIQVEGGSGERLPSIDTRPPRIRDSDAIIEIVCQDSVDDDSSAGNGDRDNDLPREDRRGENDGAEDEMGPVDTEYFDGFREAYDSRNRELVRHEAPFMNVAHDNIPEGNGLLPFPPEAPIRYRPGSRGPTPKCPGENIGTSHEQRRRPGRTGDRSPRMTPSQSPQIRKFHDNQDEESVESMEGKHSPLSSPVIVRDARELSVEHKDAVHDELVLGDGSSAVEKEETNAVTTSDSRKDGKALYSLKTKKINSQVEQPELQEFDEEEDSRAARSSENSKARSGSSRDNKKWREGDEEVMQDRRSTRMGSMKKHPEENEQSFRRKDREGRQEMERNRMVAIGREGSHPRRDFDPSLTHDMQMKPEGFDRRKERENSDGVWQRRDEEPYSRKNRIEDTRKREREHLDEIGARHRGKARESERIDRDEFLHSRKQLDNGSYRPHYDKDASSRHRERDDSLKSRYEMVDDYISKRRKDDEYVRRDHAEKDEILHGHRDLTSRRKRERDDILDQRRREDQQRIRENFDDHHPVRHKDENWSQRERGERQREREDWHRLKPHEEILSKREREEGRGAVRSGRSSEDRAWVGHARVKDEYKGSDKEYQVKDTVRHSEQLKRRERIEDESRPPHRGREDVYARGNQISNEDRKSRQERSGPRNDRSANTSDNNRVNEKKHKESSRKNRESEVGNHNSLVASKRNQEDQSGHVSEMGVKDTHEQGNCGNEKPVHGNSSRKEKEEASSDDEHQDSRRGRSKLERWTSHKERDFNINSKSSSSLKFKEINKNSNGRTLETSKIPEEPATAVEPVDKQSPMADKKDGSNPENTKPVDDRHLDTVEKLKKRSERFKLPMPSEKDTLAIKKMEREPLPSTKSETAAGSEIKQERPARKRRWISN; from the exons ATGGAAGACGATGACGAGTTCGGAGATCTGTACACGGACGTCCTCCGTCCCTTATCCGCCGCCTCGCAGTCCCCCCACCAAACCTCCCCTGCTGCACCCACTTCTCTCCACCGTCCGATCGACCTCGACCTCAACCTCAAATCCAACGATCACCCCGCATCCGCCCCTAATTCCACTCCTCCTCATACCCTTGCCCCTACGCCGCCGCTTCCTTCTTTCCACGCGCCACCCCGCGCTGATACCGACGGTGAATTCACGGACAACGACAACGATGTGAAAGTGAAATTCGATATAGAGGAGGCCAACAACGGAATTTCAAACGACGATGATGTGCCGGGGATTGAAATTCCCGGGATTTCTCAAAACAGTGTTGAAAATTCGGAACACCAAAATCGAAACGAGGGGGAGGCTGGGGAAGAAGCGGAGGATGATTGGGAGAGTGACAGTGAGGACGATTTGCAGATAGTGTTGAACGAGGATAATCATCGGCCGATGTTGATTGATGGAGGAGGCGGTGACGACGATGATGACGAAGATGGGGACCCACTGGTGATAGTTGCAGATGCGGATGCGAGTAATCATCAGGGGTTGATGGTGGAGGAGCAAGAGTGGGGAGGCGATGATGCACCGGCCCAAATGGGTGAGGGAGGCGCGGAGAAGAAGGAGGGGACAGGAGAGAGAGCTAATGGAGCTGCTGCTTCGGCGGCCACAGCTGCTGCTGCGGCAAAGATTGGGTATAGCAATCATTTTGCGTATCATAATCCATATCATTCTCAGTTTAAG TATGTAAGACCTGGTGCTGCTCCGATACCCGGATCAGCTACTGCCGTCGCTGCAGGAGGCCCAGGTCAAGTTCGTCCGCTTGTTAACATGGGTCCTGCTGCTGGACGTGGTAGAGGGGACTGGCGGCCTGCAGGAATGAAAACTGCTCCTCCCATGCAGAAAGGTTTTCATCCTGGTTTTGGAATGTCTGCTTCTGGTGTCAATATGGCAGGGCGTGGACTGGAATTCACGCTTCCTTCTCACAA GACTATATTCGAAGTTGACATTGATGGTTTTGAAGAAAAACCATGGAAATACCCTAGCGTTGACATCACGGACTTCTTCAATTTTGGGTTGAATGAGGAGAGCTGGAAAGATTATTGCAAACAGCTG GAACAGCACCGCCTAGAGACTACCATGCAAAGCAAAATTCGTGTTTATGAAAGTGGGCGAGATCAG GAGTACGATCCCGATTTACCCCCAGAATTAGCAGCAGCGACTGGTATTCTGGATGTTCCTGCTGATAATACAAATCTTGGGAAGCCAGATATTGGACAAAGTGATTTAACAAAAGGACCTGCACGTGTGCGACCGCCAATA CCAACTGGCCGAGCGATACAGGTAGAAGGTGGTTCTGGTGAACGTCTCCCTTCAATTGATACTCGTCCACCTCGCATCCGTGATTCAGATGCAATCATTGAG ATTGTCTGCCAGGACTCTGTAGATGATGATTCGTCTGCTGGTAATGGTGACCGAGACAATGATCTTCCAAGAGAGGATCGCAGAGGAGAAAACGATGGAGCTGAAGATGAGATGGGACCGGTGGACACAGAATATTTTGATGGGTTTCGAGAGGCTTACGATAGTCGAAATAGGGAGCTTGTTAGACATGAGGCTCCATTTATGAATGTTGCTCATGATAACATACCTGAAGGAAATGGGCTTTTGCCCTTTCCTCCCGAAGCTCCAATTAGGTATCGACCTGGTTCCAGGGGCCCAACTCCTAAATGTCCCGGCGAAAATATTGGGACTTCTCATGAGCAGAG GCGGAGACCAGGAAGAACAGGTGACAGATCCCCTCGTATGACTCCAAGTCAAAGCCCACAAATTAGGAAATTCCATGATAATCAGGATGAAGAATCAGTTGAAAGCATGGAGGGTAAACATAGTCCATTGTCATCTCCTGTCATAGTTAGGGATGCAAGGGAATTGAGTGTTGAGCATAAAGATGCTGTGCATGATGAACTTGTTTTGGGTGATGGAAGCTCTGCAGTGGAAAAGGAGGAAACAAATGCAGTAACCACAAGTGATAGTCGTAAAGATGGAAAAGCACTTTATTCAttgaagacaaaaaaaataaattctcaagTAGAACAACCTGAGCTGCAAGAATTTGATGAGGAGGAAGATTCTAGAGCAGCAAGAAGTAGCGAAAACAGTAAAGCAAGATCCGGTAGCAGCAGAGATAATAAGAAGTGGCGTGAGGGTGATGAGGAAGTAATGCAAGATAGACGTTCTACACGCATGGGAAGCATGAAGAAGCACCCTGAGGAAAACGAACAGAGTTTCCGAAGAAAAGATAGGGAGGGGAGGCAAGAGATGGAGAGAAATCGCATGGTGGCGATAGGGAGGGAGGGTTCTCATCCTCGTAGAGATTTTGATCCTAGCTTGACCCATGATATGCAAATGAAACCTGAGGGTTTTGATCGGCGAAAGGAGCGGGAAAATTCTGATGGGGTCTGGCAAAGGAGAGATGAAGAACCTTACAGcagaaaaaatagaattgaAGACACAAGGAAGAGGGAGCGTGAGCATCTTGATGAAATTGGAGCAAGGCACAGAGGTAAGGCCCGGGAAAGTGAGAGGATTGACAGAGATGAATTTCTTCATTCAAGAAAGCAGTTGGATAACGGCAGCTATAGGCCTCATTACGACAAGGATGCTAGCTCACGACACAGGGAAAGAGATGATAGTTTGAAGAGTAGGTATGAAATGGTGGATGATTATATTAGCAAGAGAAGGAAAGATGATGAATATGTCAGACGGGATCATGCTGAAAAAGATGAAATCTTGCATGGCCACCGTGATTTAACCAGTCGTCGGAAGCGGGAGAGGGATGATATTTTGGATCAGCGGCGGAGAGAAGACCAACAGAGAATTAGAGAGAATTTTGACGATCACCATCCTGTTAGACACAAGGATGAGAACTGGTCCCAGAGAGAAAGGGGTGAGAGGCAGAGGGAGAGAGAAGATTGGCACAGGCTGAAACCGCATGAAGAAATTCTTTCGAAAAGGGAGAGAGAAGAAGGACGGGGTGCTGTAAGGAGTGGTCGTAGTTCGGAAGACCGAGCATGGGTTGGCCATGCTAGGGTAAAGGATGAATATAAGGGTTCTGATAAAGAGTATCAGGTTAAAGACACAGTTCGACATAGTGAACAACTGAagaggagagagagaattgAGGATGAAAGTCGTCCACCTCATAGGGGACGTGAGGATGTTTATGCTCGTGGAAATCAAATTAGTAATGAGGACAGAAAATCAAGGCAGGAAAGGTCAGGTCCTCGTAATGATCGTTCTGCAAATACTTCAGATAACAATAGAGTGAACGAGAAGAAACATAAAGAAAGCTCAAGGAAAAATAGAGAATCTGAAGTTGGAAATCACAACAGTCTGGTTGCTTCAAAGAGAAATCAAGAAGACCAAAGTGGTCATGTAAGTGAGATG ggcgTCAAAGACACCCATGAGCAAGGAAATTGTGGGAATGAGAAACCGGTCCACGGTAACTCTTCCAGAAAAGAGAAGGAAGAAGCTTCCTCAGATGACGAACACCAAGACTCAAGGAGAGGGCGCTCAAAATTGGAACGTTGGACAAGCCATAAGGAGAGGGATTTCAATATCAACAGTAAGTCGTCATCTTCCCTGaagtttaaagaaattaataagaatagtAATGGCAGAACTTTAGAGACCAGCAAAATTCCAGAGGAACCTGCTACAGCAGTTGAGCCTGTTGATAAGCAAAGCCCCATGGCTGATAAGAAAGATGGTAGTAATCCTGAGAATACAAAACCAGTGGACGATCGGCACCTTGACACAGTTGAGAAGCTGAAGAAGCGAAGTGAGCGATTCAAGCTCCCAATGCCAAGTGAGAAGGATACGTtggcaataaagaaaatggagCGTGAACCTCTACCTTCTACCAAAAGTGAGACTGCAGCAGGCTCAGAAATCAAACAGGAGCGGCCAGCCCGGAAACGAAGGTGGATCAGTAACTAA